The sequence TCTGCCATTGAGGTAGGACCGTAGCAGCCGAACGTGCGACCCGGGTACCCCCAGATCAAATAGTTTGATCTGGAGGCCCCTATGCCACACGCAGTCGAATGCTTTTGAGACGTCTAGGAAGATCGCAGCGAAGTATTCTCGTCGCTCTACGGCGTCCAGTGCTTCTTCGACGACTCGGAGAATTTGGTGTGTGGTGGAATGGTTGCTGCGGAAACCGAATTGTTCGTCCGGCAGTATCCTCTCGTCGTTGACGTGTCTCAGTAGCCTTTTTGCGTAGATCCTTTCAAATACCTTTGAAAGTGCAGGTAGTAGGCTGATTGGCCTATAGCTATTTGGTTGTTCGGGACCTTTGCCGGGCTTTGGTATCGGCACTACTTCTGCGTGATTCCATGCTATGGGGTATTGCCCGGTACTCAGGATATTGTTGAATGTTTTGGCCAGCAGGGGGGCCGCTGCAGGTGGTAGTTTTAGCAGGAGTGTGTTCGTCAGCATGTCTGGTCCTCCTGCTTTCTTCGGGTTTAGTATTGCAATTTGTGCTGCTACCTCTTCTGTCGTAATCGGTTCGATTACGTCGTCTTGGTCTTGGTGTTTCAGGAATCTTGGAAGTCTTTCTTCCACCATATCAATGTGCTGTTGGTCCACGGGATCTTCGATTGGTTGGAAGTTTCTTTCGAAGATATCCGCCAGGGCGTTTGCCTTATCGTTGGATGAGCATGCTATGTCGTTTCCCACCTGTAGCGGAGGTATTCTTTGACCTTGCCCCAGTAGGAGTTTGGTGGTTTTCCAGATTGACTGGTCATTGAGATTTAGTGCTTCTACTTTACTTGCCCAAGACTGGATTCGGTGTGCCTCAACTTTAGCTTTTATCTCTCTCTGCATTCTATTGGCTTCTCTTTTCGTGGCTGGGTTTCTCGTGTCCTGCCATTCCCTGAGGCATCTATTATTTCTCGTGATGAGGTCCCTTATATCTCGTGGAAGTGGTTTGCCATGACTTATGGGCTGCGTTTGTCTCGTGGTGGCGGCTTCGACCGCGTCGATGGCTTTGGTTACTATGTGCAGCAGCGTCGTGTCCGCACCTACTTCGTCTGGGTCTGGGATTCCTTCCAGATCGTCGGCTAGCAGTTCTTGGTAGGCATCCCAGTTTACTCCCCTGAGGTCCATCTTTGCTTCCTCTCGTGGTGTGGCTTCCATCTCAAGGTCAAAGATTACTGGGCTGTGGTCAGAGGACAGTACACGTCTTGTGCTGGTCGTTATTGTGTAGGGGAGTCCTTTGACTAGTGCAATATCAAGGACATCTTCTCTCCTGTTTGTGGGGTAGATGGTGGCTGTATTTGGCGCAACTGTGATGGCGTGGTTGCGCTCCGCTGCCCTCAGGAGACGACGTCCGCTGATGTTGACTAGCCTGCTACTCCATGCAGTGTGTTTTGCGTTATAATCTCCACCTAGGAAGAGATTACCTGGCATGGAGAGCAGTGTATCGATGTCTTGCGTTTGAAGATGACCTTGTGGAGGCCGGTAAACTGCTGCGAACGTTATTGGCCCTTTACTTGTTTTTATTTCCACCCCCGTGGCTTCCATTGTTTGCAGCGCAGGTAGCTGTAGTTGGTGGTGTTGCAGGTGTGTACGGACGTAGACAGCTGTACCACCTCCTGCTGTTAGTCGATCGTTCCTGAAGCTTTTGTAATTCGCTGCTCTGACGTTGACTCCTGGTTTTAAGTGAGTCTGTGTTACCAGGTAGACGTCGATTCCTTCTTCTTGCAGGAATTCTCGGAATTCACCCGCTTGTTGGCGGATGCCGTTGGCGTTCCACAGGCAAACTCTTAATCCCTGTGGCCTAGTACCCATGTTGGTTCCTTGGGTTGGTCGGCGGGAATGCCTGCATGGCAGCTTGAATTGCAGCGCTTATCTGCTGCGGGATGTACTTCACAATGACCTCCATTGCGGTTGTCATAGCCGCTTGCACGGCCTCCAGAAAGACGGCTGCGTTGTCCTGGGTCATCAGGTTGGTTGCAGCGGTTGGCGCTGGGTGTGCTGGTTTATTAGGTGTCCATCTTATTCGGACCGCAAGGGAAGGACGCCTCCTCATGATGGCGGTGTGGCTGGCGTTCGTTTGTGACGCCTGGTCCTTGATGGCGTTGTTGTCCTTGTCCGACAGCGTCGATGGTGGTGCTGCCATGGGTGTGGTGAAGGCGGTGGTAGCCCGCGTTGTTGTTGGGGCGTCTTTCGTGGCTTCCGAGGTGGCGGCTGTCGGTCTGGCGGCAGTGACGGCGGCTGTCGGCCTGGGGGCGGTGGCGGCagctgtcggcccggcggcggctgtcggcctGGCGGAggtggcggcggctgctgctgtggTTCTGATTGCCGCTGGCTGGGGACCGACGTTCCGTCTGTTGTGGGCTGTGGCGTTGGCAAAGGTGTACCCTTGCCTTGTTGCTGCGTTGCGATTGGCTGCAGGTGCCTGTTGGCGTGCCTTGTACGCCTTTACAGCGTCACATCCCAAGTAATTCCCAGGGTGTTGCTGTGAGCATCTGGCGCACGTGGGAGGCGTGTCTTCGTCCTTTGTGCAGTTTTCCGTGGGATGGTTTCCTGCACATCGCACGCATTTGGTCTGCATATTGCAGTTTCTTGCTGTGTGGTCTATTCCTTGCCAGTTATAGCATAGCCTTGGACCACGTTTTCCTCTGTGTTTTTCCAGAGTCACGTCCACGTCCCTAATAGCGGTGATTTCCCTGATTCTTCTGTTCTCAGGGGTATCAGCCGCTATTATTTGGAACAGTGGGGTGTCTTTTTTCGTTTTTGGTGACTTTACTTTGGTCACCGATCTTGGCGTGATATTCAGCTTCTTTAGCTCTGCTTGCAGGTTTTCTATGGTAAACCTGTAAGGGAGCCCTCTAATGACTAGGTTGATAGTTTTCACAGGTTCGGTGGAGTATGTGTAGTATTCCAGTTTCTTCTCCTTTAATACTCCTAAGACCCGAGTGAAGTCGTCAAGCGTTTTGGTATAGAGGCGATATATATCGTTTCCTGCTACCTTGAACCGGATTGGTTCGTTTGTGATTTCTTGTATCGCATCATGCAGCTCAATGTACGGTTTGTCGTACTTTATTGTGATGGGGGGAGGCTTCCTGGACTTGCTTGGTGCGCTTGCAGCCGGCGGTGTGTTGCTGCTCGTCTGCTCGCTTGTGTCCAGTACTTGGAAGACATTCCTTAGCTGCGGCGGGTCGGCGGTCGTGATGTGCCTGGGTGGCGCCGTTCTGGTGGCCCTGGTGAAACCCTCGGAGTCGGTAGTCCCCTTGGCTCTCTTGCGGTTGCCCACTGGTTTGTCTTCCGACGTAGGGGCGGCGGGCGGAGTCTCGTTCATCTTCCTCTTCCGTGACTCCGTCTCGAAGTCCATGGGTGTTGCTGCTGTGggctctggctggctggctggctggctggcgggctgGCGATGGCGTTGGTGGCTGCATGTCCATGCCGGTGGTTGCCCCGTCGTCGGCTTGCACCGATCGGGACTCTGCGACTGCTGGTTCTTCTTCTCCTGGGGTGAGCTCCAGGTTGGGGTAGATCCCCAGGGCGTACCTGAAGCAGTTCGGTGATTCCACCTCTTCTGCCTCGGCAGCTTcctgcaggacacttagaagctcTCTCTGATCTTCCAGGCAGTCatcaggagagggggagggaggtttTAGTGTTTCCCTGTCCATGGTGGCGTGTGGAAGTAGGGGCTACAGAAGATAGATCTATCTGGCCTAGTGACCGCGGGCTGGTCCCACACGAAGGGGCCCTAGATCACGTCGTTCCCTAACGGTCCCTAGGTGCACTGCGAATTGTTTCTGAACAATTCCCAGGTCAACCACGCTAAGTGCACTGCAGATTGTCCTGACAATCTACAGTCACGTAGGAAGAAGTTGCAGCAAGCTGCAGGACCTGCGAGTCAAAAGACTCTTTCACGACAATTTTGCTTTACCACACAGGCTGTGTGGTAGATGCTGCAGGTTCCTCAGCGCCGTTTTCTCCTTCTTCggagtcttcctcttcttctcggtGTTCTTCTTCGAAGAGGAGATGAGAGCTGGTGGAGGCAGCTTGCCACCGAAGTGGCTGCTTCGGCCTCTCGTCAGCGTCAAAGCTGTAGCGGCGAGCGGCACGCTACTTGTACCGTCGGTTGCGCCCTGGGCGCGGACCGTGGTGCGTAGAGTGAGCGCCGAGTGGTGGGGGGTAGCCCGGCCAATCGGAGCGCGGCACGTCTACGGAGGCTGAGTCAGGAGAGCAGAGAGCACAGATGTCTTCTCGCATCGGGTCCCAGACTAGAAGTGTGGCGGCGGTGGCCGGGGAGGcacccgccgcccgccgccgccgcacctttaccagctcgccctgttgcggccgccgaccaatggggcgcgcgcgcaaccagccgccgcacccgagcccataaaggacCCCCACACAAAAACGTTGACATATGCTTTACCTAACATTGGTTggcccactgttagagtatgcggccgtggtctgggggaaagccgcagatgctcacattgtgactctgcaacggatacagaaccgcgccctgaagactgctatgcatcttccgaggcgcttctcgacgcgccaactccacgaggacaccgggatcctgcctctccgagacaggttccGCGCCAttgccaggaagttctacgagaagacgggacgctcccgcaaccggctcatccgtggactgggccaactacctcatcacaggccaaccacgcgttggcctgacctgctgagttattaagttttactaatccctcaaCAGAATGTGTCTTTCTGTTTTTCAGGTTAAACCATACAGGACCTatcaacaagagtggtaatatatatttctctctcttacaggaaccgcaggaatgacaaattttgtctagactgcaccaccacgagccaaactacatttgttacagaaacgaCCGACCCACTCTCGGAGGCGGGGTCGCGGTATATGTCAAAAAAGGAATCAGACACCACCAAATATACCCCCCAAATACAGCAGAAATAGAAACGGCGGCAATCGAAGTGGCCACAGTAACTGGCCCCCTAACAGTCGTTGCAGTGTATCACCCCCCTTCCCAAAGTctagaagaggacgacatagctgcactaagccgtattagaggcaaactacactcctggaaattgaaataagaacaccgtgaattcattgtcccaggaaggggaaactttattgacacattcctggggtcagatacatcacatgatcacactgacagaaccacaggcacatagacacaggcaacagagcatgcacaatgtcggcactagtacagtgtatatccatctttcgcagcaatgcaggctgctattctcccatggagacgatcgtagagatgctggatgtagtcctgtggaacggcttgccatgccatttccacctggcgcctcacttggaccagcgttcgtgctggacgtgcagaccgcgtgagacgacgcttcatccagtcccaaacatgctcaatgggggacagatccggagatcttgctggccagggtagttgacttacaccttctagagcacgttgggtggcacgggatacatgcggacgtgcattgtcctgttggaacagcaagttcccttgccggtctaggaatggtagaacgatgggttcgatgacggtttggatgtaccgtgcactattcagtgtcccctcgacgatcaccagtggtgtacggccagtgtaggagatcgctccccacaccatgatgccgggtgttggccctgtgtgcctcggtcatatgcagtcctgattgtggcgctcacctgcacggcgccaaacacgcatacgaccatcattggcaccaaggctgaagcgactctcatcgctgaagacgacacgtctccattcgtccctccattcacgcctgtcgcgacaccactggaggcgggctgcacgatgttggggcgtgagcggaagacggcctaacggtgtgcgggaccgtagcccagcttcatggagatggttgcggatggtcctcgccgataccccaggaacaacagtgtccctaatttgctgggaagtggcggtgcggtctcctacggcactgcgtaggatcctacggtcttggcgtgcatccgtgcgtcgctgcggtccggtcccaggtcgacgagcacgtgcaccttccgccgaccactggcgacaacatcgatgtactgttgagacctcacgccccacgtgttgagcaattcggcggtacgtccacccggcctcccgcatgcccactatacgccctcgctcaaagtccgtcaactgcacatacggttcacgtccatgctgtcgcggcatgctaccagtgttaaagactgcgatggagctccgtatgccacggcaaactggctgacactgacggcggcggtgcacaaatgctgcgcagctagcgccattcgacggccaacaccgcggttcctggtgtgtccgctgtgccgtgcgtgtgatcattgcttgtacagccctctcgcagtgttcggagcaagtatggtgggtctgacacaccggtgtcagtgtgttcttttttccatttccaggagtgtactaatagcaggggacctaaatgccaagcacgcggactggaactcgagacaccgaaatcaagctggtcaacaactgcaacgacttgcgtgcacacaccagttacaaatatggggcccagaggaaccgacacacttcccaaagaacggaggaagagcagacgtcctcgacatagccatcacaaagaatctggtgggctttgtatccggacatcggtaaacagaatgtagtcggaccacaatcccgtgatttttgaggtcgatatgggagaatggctctctatcccacaacggcatgcgacgtacaagcgcatcaataaggagcaattcagcaacgcagtagcagctgaacttgcccagaccccgcctccaactgcagagacagcagaacaggcactagacgacatcacaagagcgatcctacaagctgctgagggagccacaccgcctcctgcggggcccccccgcttcaggcaactccccccgcacttgcttgcgcaaatacggcacaaaaacaggatcgccaaagagtggaagctcaccagaaataagaatacacggaggctactcaataggctacagagagagctgaaagcagatctcaatgagtatcgcaaccaacaatggtcggcaaggctctcagctctcaaactagaagacaatagtttatggcaagccaccaaacagtacacgaAAAGACGCGCGAAAATGCCACCACTGCATggcgaacgcggactgcagttcagccccatcgacaaagctaacgcactacccgacgtgttcgaaaaacagttcagaccagcagaagtacaggacagagaacacgtcgcaacagtccgcagagaactggccgtgttcctggaagcagacgacgaagatgactacacgccactcttcagtactgaagatgtggcgcgctgcatcaagtccccgcccaccaggaaaaccccgggtcacgaccaggtcacaaatgaattgctgaaactcctcccgcctctggcaatcacccacctgaccgatatagttaatgaactgacgcgatcacaaaaattcccggcgcagtggaagcacgcagaagtaattgcgatcgcgaaaccaggaaaaggcccggtgttcccgcaacactatagaccaattagtctactgcctaccctcagtaaactttacGAGCGCATCCTAATAACCcccatacaggactatatcacaagagagcagattctgccgaaattccaattcggagttaggcaaagacactccgccccccagcaaatcatgagggtggttgaggcagccacggacagcttcaaccgaaagggctactgcgggcttgtcttgttagacgtagcaaaagccttcgactcagtctggCATACCGGGATGCTACACAGgatgtacaccctaggcttccccggaaagatcgtCAAAATCATTAAAAACTATCTCTCTGGTAGGACTTTCTCAGTTAAGATCAATGGATCCCTGTCGACCAGGAGAAGAATTagtgcaggtgtgccccagggctcggtcctgggacccgtcctctacagtgtctacactgctgacatccctacaACTCAGCATGTACACGCTGCACGATACCCagacgacactgcattcttctcctgctcgacaaacaggaacctggttacaaggcgtctgcaaaccgccctaaacaggacggaaaactgggccaagcagtggcgcatctcaataaactcagagaagacacaagccatgctgctcaccagacgCTATGGGAAACGCTGACCCCCAAGAAGACCATACCAACTGCTACGATTGCAGGGGCAGAACTTGccatggagaaattctgcgaagtatctcggtgtcacacttgacagacgcctgacatggaagtgtcacatagaggaacttcgcagaaaggctcacgccaggatgcagattctgtaccctgtcttgaacagcacagttccctcgaccccgcaacaggagtagcgatctatcgaagtctaattcgaccgatactggaatatgcgtgccctgtatggggctacgcagccagatcgacgatagatcgcttACAGAAGGTTCAAAATAGAGCGCTACGACGGGCCTTACACGTCCCCACGCGCTTCTCCACGGCAGACCTGCATGAAGCCACAGACATAGAGCCACTCACAACACGATTCCGTGCTCTGGCAGAAGCGTTCTACGCCACGGCGCGGAATTCAGAAAACGATCTAATAAACACCCTTGGGCAATATGAACACCATAGGGACAGATATAAAAGACCCAAGTCGCTACTCCTGCAGTAGCACAAACAGAACAACTAACAACTCTCAACAAACAGCAACTCACAAAAGCACAGTACTAAAATCAACACacaagaaaagaggaggaaatgtccaaaGGCGACAACAACCTCCACCAACACCCCCTCGAACGGTAGAGGACTAAAAGAATGAAGAGCCCCCTCGCCCTCCAGTCGCTCGGTGTCAGTCGTACTGTGCAGTGATCGCATGCAGAGCTGCAGGAGCACTTAGGATACTACACCGAGCCATAGGGACCTGCTTGCGGGTTACGTCTCGAGGGTGCGTAAAGCTTTGAAACTTAGGCATACCAAGGACGCAGGAGCGACCAACTGAGTTTTTGTCAAAACACAGTTTGGCGCTCAGTATCATCTGAGGGCAAAGCAACCTCAGGAAGTATTTGGAGTGGCATTGTCGTGTCTTTTCGCTGCTGCGGAATGTCTTGTGCAGGTGATGCCTTGGGGTTAAAGCGGTCTTCCGCTGTCGACAAAAGGCGCGTCTTGTCGTTGCCGCGGGGCGCGTCGTCGGCCGTCTCGAGCGCCCCAGCTGCCGCAGAGCCAGGCTCTGCTCCCCCCAAGAGTAGGGAAATTGTGGGTCAGGACCTGGAAGCCGGCAGCGGAACCGCAGAAAAGGTTTCCGCCGCCGTCGTCCAGACCTCCGCGTCCACGATAAtagtagggccagcaatgcagccgggaaACCTAACGGTGTCAACGAAGGTTGTAACTGGCACCCCCCCTGACAGTGCCTCCCCTCCCTGCTCCGGACATGGCAAATAACACAGCAAATAATGCCATCCTACACAGAACACCAACAACCTCATACATCGTCAGTACTTGTAAtcgcacccttcccccccccccccctctcctgcttGCTAGCGCCACCAAAACCATTTCCTCATTCATTCTTTCCCTTAACAAAAGCAAGAAGACGCCCCATCAGCCGATCGCAATCCTCCACAAACCCACCAGATCCAAATACCTAAAATCCCCCCCCACACAAGACCACCACATCTAAGCAGCGGCGTGTAAGGAAGGATAAGAAGGAaaagcactccaaggggaagaagcAATCTACCACCCCAACCCCAaccacttccacaccctctgagggTCCTGCGCCCCCGACAACACCTGTCGTCGCACTGGGAGGGAGCCAGGAAACaccggcactggaagggaaccATGTAACCGGGCAGGactcggatggtttcgtgctggcgaagaaaacgtttcgccagccgaggcttccgccagcctggggagtggaacccaccccgaacagatttcaggcggttgctgatgagccagagacaacagaaaacacaacacaaagaCAGAACCAAGTCGCTcacctccccccgattgtcgcagagtttccCCAAAACTACGAGGACCTCTTCGAGTTGCTCaagacagaaatcgggggaggcagtttccaggcaaaacccgccggtggagacaaaataaaagtcacagtacacacactcgaacactacaacacagtcaaaacACTATTCAACACAAAAAACGTACCTCACTACAcattccccacaacaaaaacacgaAACAGAAACATCAGAGACCTTCCAAGACGActgtccccccaggcaatcaaaatagacttgactgcccaggggtacgtcgtcaaggtggTCCAGCAGATGGGCAGCATAGACAGCAAGTGGCCGCTGTACCAAGTAAAACTCCCTGACATACctcaaaacaagagggagatcacgaTGGTCCTGGCAGTCCCtgtcaccacggagccgctgcgccgtaaaaacaagacggtgcagtgcttcaggtgtcagggcctgaacCACATCGCTGTGCACTGCACCATGCCAGTGAGaagcaggaagtgcgccgaggcccacgacactaGGACATGCACACTGAAACACACGGACCTGCAAAGACACTCACAGCAGgtaaagggcgcaaaggccgccccccatacacgtaaacaaaacaagacaaacccAATCagtcacacaagaaaacaaaatacaacaacacacacagacaaggcctgggtaaaaccaagaccGGACACACCCAGGGCAACCTATGCAGAAGTGGTTTCTCCCCGAGaaaccatgaaagcgtggccctGTCACCACAACACCAACCACAGTCACAAGAaaaacaccgggaaacacacaacaacaacgaccaggtccaccaagacagaggaagctctagggaacacCACACACAGTCCCCACCcacggatcagttgttaggcgttatGGTGCAgcccatgaacctcgtcatggaaatgatgaagaaattcagggaagcccagaagcagaacacacagatcctcgctgcccttcaggcaacagtccagcagtcgctcccctctgcgacttcctcagtagtttcaaaaccccatcatggatagacgaccaaacatccaaggcctgacaatgtctGTCTTTAACGCAGacagcattgttaatcaagaggtcgagttcagagaactcatgaaggagttctccatcgacatattcatgatgggggaaacccacctaaaaccgggaataaaagcgacagttcccaactacgttagctactgcaaagacaggccaacccaaggcggaggagtggccatatacataaaaagagggatcccccaccaccaggtattcttaccacctaccaataaaatcgaagcagtggcggtggaagtagccACTGCCATTGGACCCCTAACtatcgttgcaatctaccgacccccacaagaccacATAGATGAGGAAGACATAGCTattctagggcaaattgaaggcatactcataatagggggagacttgaatgccaaacatcctgattggaattctagagtaacctccagagcaggcgccagattgcaacaactagcgcACAACCACCATTTCGAAaaatggggtccagtcgagcccacacattttccaaaaaatggaggcaggcccgacgtgttagacatagctctcaccaggaggataacggggtttgtgaccgcaaggacaatcaacagaatgtcctctgaccacaacccagtgattctagaggtcgacgtgggagaatgggtagcactcccacggtaccagacgtcttacaaacgtacaaactgggagcgataccgagaaactgtcgcctctgatatcgctcgcgctccgccacctactgccgaaacagtagaacaagcgctacaagacctaacaggcaccatcttgcaggcagcggaagaagcctcccctccacaaagggatggcgcaccgccgcaaatacagctcccggaacacttgctagctcaaattcgacataagaacagagtggcaaaagagtggaagatcaccagaaatcaggccacaaggaggctgctcaatcgtctacagagagaattgaaggtagcgctcaatgagcacagaaaccagcaatggcaaaaccgcctcacagccctcaaagtagacgatcacacactttggcaagcaaccaaacaattcacaaaaagacgcgccaggatgccgccactgcacagcGAGTGGGGTAttgcctacagccatgctgaaaaggccaacgccctcgccaacactttcgagaagcagttccaagcggcagaaccccaggatgacgagaatgaaagagtggtccgtcgtcagctggctgtcttcctcaatgctgaggaggatcCAGAAGATgaacccacagtttttgcccctgaagacgtggcaaaagtaattaggtctctcccctccaaaaaggcgccaggacatgacagtgtcactaaccagttggtcaaaaacctcccacccacggcgatcgaacacctagcgaacgtcttcaacgagattactcgtacccgcgagtttccagcttgctggaaacacgcggaagtggtcgcgatacacaaaacaggaaaagactctctattcccgcagcactacaggccgattagcctcttgccaactctcagcaagatctatgagcgcctcctgctaagacccatacaagaacatattaccagagagcaacttctgccggatttccaattcggattccggcggaaccactctgccccacaacagatcatgagagtggatgaagcagccacagagggcttcagccaaagaggctactgcgggatagtgctactagacgtagccaaagcctttgactcagtatggcatagagggctactctacaaattgtacacacaagggttccctgggagcatagttaagcagatcaaaagctatctctcgaacagaactttctctgtcaaagtagaaacagccacctccaccaagaggcgtattcgtgctggggtgccacagggatcggtcatggggcccgttttgtacagtctgtacactgcggacacaccaacagcccccctggtgcacaccgctcagtacgctgacgatacagccttctacgcAAGAAACGTGAACAacgacctggtcatccgtaggctacaaagggttttagatgacacagaaacttgggcccgtcgctggcgaatcaccatcaactccgaaaagacgcaggcaatgctgattacctgtaggctcggaaggcgcgaacctcctcaacgccctccccccccccccctcctccttcacctaaacggaacccaactcccctggctcagaaccgccaagtatcttggcgtaaccgtggactctcgtcttacgtggaaaccccacatagacgaggtccataggaaggtctgcgccagaatgtccatcctgtacccagtcctcaactcatccagctcccttccctgctcagtaggagtgaacgtataccaggccctgatccggccagtcatggaatacgcgtatcctgtctggggatacgcggcgaagcagcacctggacaaacttcagaggctgcagaaccgcgttTACCTCTTGGTTTCCCCATtgacgatttgcatgccgctgctgaaatcccactcctgagagagcgtta comes from Schistocerca piceifrons isolate TAMUIC-IGC-003096 chromosome 8, iqSchPice1.1, whole genome shotgun sequence and encodes:
- the LOC124712440 gene encoding flocculation protein FLO11-like, giving the protein MQTKCVRCAGNHPTENCTKDEDTPPTCARCSQQHPGNYLGCDAVKAYKARQQAPAANRNAATRQGYTFANATAHNRRNVGPQPAAIRTTAAAAATSARPTAAAGPTAAATAPRPTAAVTAARPTAATSEATKDAPTTTRATTAFTTPMAAPPSTLSDKDNNAIKDQASQTNASHTAIMRRRPSLAVRIRWTPNKPAHPAPTAATNLMTQDNAAVFLEAVQAAMTTAMEVIVKYIPQQISAAIQAAMQAFPPTNPRNQHGY